A part of Saccopteryx bilineata isolate mSacBil1 chromosome 10, mSacBil1_pri_phased_curated, whole genome shotgun sequence genomic DNA contains:
- the HRH1 gene encoding histamine H1 receptor — protein sequence MTLSNSSSVLEDTMCEGNKTTMASSQQMPLVVVLSTISLVTVGLNLLVLYAVRRERKLHTVGNLYIVSLSVADLIVGAVVMPMNILYLLKSKWSLGWHLCLFWLSMDYVASTASIFSVFILCIDRYRSVQQPLRYLRYRTKTRALATILGAWFLSFLWVIPILGWQNSEHQEDKCETGFYKVTWFKIMTAIINFYLPTLLMLWFYARIYKAVRQHCQHRELINGSLPSFSEIKLKPENPKVGAKRLGKESPWEVLKRKPKVAGGGPVLKPPSQDPKEMKSPSACSQEQDEGIDQLQCSPLNIVHTKTEAEGSSRDYTAMNESQRQLEMDEQGLTMQGVIEMSEDQTFGDSQSFSPTDSDTPTESALDKGKQRKGSSTGLHYIKFTWKRLRSHSRQYVSGLHMNRERKAAKQLGFIMAAFIICWIPYFIFFMVIAFCRSCCNEHVHMFTIWLGYINSTLNPLIYPLCNENFKKTFKKILHIRS from the coding sequence ATGACCCTTTCCAATTCTTCCAGCGTCTTAGAAGACACAATGTGTGAAGGGAACAAGACCACCATGGCCAGCTCCCAACAGATGCCCCTGGTGGTGGTCCTGAGCACCATCTCCTTAGTCACAGTGGGGCTCAACCTGCTGGTCCTGTATGCTGTGCGGAGAGAGCGGAAGCTACACACTGTGGGGAACCTGTACATTGTTAGCCTCTCAGTAGCAGACCTGATTGTGGGAGCTGTTGTTATGCCCATGAACATCCTCTACCTCCTCAAGTCCAAGTGGTCCCTGGGCTGGCATCTCTGCCTTTTTTGGCTTTCCATGGACTATGTGGCCAGCACAGCATCCATTTTTAGCGTCTTTATCTTGTGCATTGATCGCTATCGTTCTGTCCAGCAGCCCCTCAGATACCTGAGATATCGCACCAAAACCAGAGCATTGGCCACCATATTGGGGGCctggtttctctccttcctctgggtTATTCCCATTCTGGGCTGGCAGAATTCAGAGCACCAGGAGGACAAGTGTGAGACAGGCTTTTACAAAGTCACCTGGTTCAAGATCATGACCGCCATCATCAACTTCTACCTGCCCACCTTGCTCATGCTCTGGTTCTATGCCAGAATCTACAAAGCTGTACGGCAGCACTGTCAGCACCGGGAGCTCATCAATggatccctcccttccttctctgaaATTAAGCTAAAGCCAGAGAACCCCAAGGTAGGGGCCAAGAGACTAGGGAAAGAGTCTCCCTGGGAGGTTCTGAAAAGGAAACCAAAAGTTGCTGGTGGTGGACCTGTCTTGAAGCCACCATCCCAAGACCCAAAGGAGATGAAATCCCCAAGTGCCTGCAGCCAAGAGCAGGATGAAGGAATAGACCAACTTCAGTGCTCCCCACTTAATATTGTGCACACAAAGACTGAGGCAGAGGGGAGCAGCAGGGACTACACAGCCATGAACGAAAGCCAGAGGCAACTTGAGATGGATGAGCAGGGCCTGACCATGCAAGGAGTCATTGAGATGTCAGAGGATCAGACCTTCGGTGATAGCCAGTCCTTCTCTCCAACAGACTCAGACACCCCCACAGAGTCAGCATTGGACAAAGGCAAGCAAAGAAAAGGGTCTAGCACAGGCCTCCATTATATCAAGTTCACTTGGAAGAGGCTCCGCTCACATTCAAGACAGTATGTGTCTGGGTTGCACATGAACCGAGAACGGAAAGCTGCCAAACAATTGGGTTTTATCATGGCAGCCTTCATCATTTGCTGGATTCCTTACTTCATCTTCTTCATGGTCATTGCCTTCTGCAGAAGctgttgcaatgaacatgtgcACATGTTCACCATCTGGCTGGGATACATCAACTCCACACTGAACCCCCTCATCTACCCTTTGTGCAACGAGAACTTCAAGAAGACATTCAAGAAAATTCTGCACATACGCTCCTAA